Within Vicinamibacteria bacterium, the genomic segment CGTCGCTGCATTCACTTACGAACGGGCTCCGATCCGTGTCGAGAAGCTTGGCGAGACCGAAGTCGATGATCTTCGGATGACCTCCTTCGGTCAGCATCACGTTTCTGGGCTTCACGTCCCGATGGACGATTCCCCGCTCGTGCGCGTAGGCGATACCGGAAGCGATCCCGATCGCCAGGTCGATCGCCTCGACCACGGGAAGGGGCCCGCGACTCAGCCGGGAGCCGAGCGTCTCGCCGCGGATGAGCTCCATCGCGATGAAGGCCACTCCCGACGCGTCGTCGATCTCGTGAATCACACCGATGTGGGGGTGCTCGAGCACTGCCGCGGCTTTCGCTTCGGCGACGAACCGGCGTCGTCGCTCCGGATCCTGCACGAGCACCTTGGGAAGGACCTTGAGCGCAACCTCCCGGTTGAGCTTGTCGTCCCTGGCCCGGTAGACGATCTGCGCCTCGCTGCGGGCGATCTCTTCGAGAATCGTGTAGTGCGAAAGCTTCTCTTCAGTCATTTCGTCGCGCGTGAGCGCACTGAAACCCGCCCCCGGTAGGTTTACGGCCTCGCCCGAGGGATTGTTCCCTCGCCTGCGCCAAAGGCTACGGCGGGGCAGCCTTCGCTCGGATCGCTGGCTTGCCTAGGCCGAAGCTCGACGCTTCAAGATACGTCGTCGAGCGAAGGCTGGTGCCGGAGGAGGGAGTCGAACCCTCACAGCCGCGAGGACCGCGGGATTTTGAGTCCCGTGCGTCTACCAATTCCGCCACTCCGGCACGTTGCTCGGGAAGTCTACCAAAAAATGCGGGTTCGGGACCGCCTTGCGGGCAGAGGCGAATCAAAGTATGCTGGAGGCGTTCATGGGCCGATGAACCTTCATCCTTAGACCACCCTGCGTGGAACATTCTTGAGTGGCCGTTCTGCAAATTCTGCCGAAAATATGAAGGGTGCACCCGGTTGCCGTCCATAGGATCCTCGGCGAAATCCTTGTGAGCACATTATTTAGTAGTTCCCGGCCCGGGCATATGTTAGAATGCCGCCGCAAAAATATTGAGAAAGCGAGGTGTGAATGACCTTCCAGATCGGGGATAAGGTCGTGTACCCCAACCATGGCATTGGAGTCGTCGAGGATATCCTGGCAGACACTCTCCCTGATTCGAAGCATCAGTTCTACAAACTGCGCATCCTTGCGAACTCCACCGTCGTGAAGGTTCCGGTCCAGAACGTCGACGGTGTGGGATTGCGCCGGGTAATCACCGGAAGGGACGTCGAGCGGATATTCGACCTTTTGGAGAACCGCAAGATCGAGCAGCATTCGAACTGGAAGGGTCGCTACAAGGACAACTCCGACAAGATGCGGAGTGGGTCCATCTACGACGTGGCCGGAGTGCTCAAGGACCTTTCATACCTCAGCAAGAAGAAGAGCCTGTCGTTTCGCGAGAAGAGAATGCTCGACCGTGCCCGCTTCCTCATCGTCAGCGAGCTGGCGGAGGTCGCCGAAGAGCCTCAGGATCTCGTCGAGCAGAAGATCGACATCGCTCTGTCGCGCGGGATGGAAGCCAAGAAGAAAGGCCGAACGAGCCTCAAGACGCTTCTCAAGAAGACGACCCTGGCGGCCATGGCGGAGAGCGGCCGGACGGAAGGTGTCGCCCGGAAGGTGCGGAGCCGAGCGTCGACGAATGGAAAGGGCCGCAAGAAGCCGATCTCGATCACCATCAACCGTTACTGCTGCTGAGTGACTTGTTCGAGATCCCGTTCGTGCCCGGAGGGGCCCGGCAGCCCCGGCTTGCCTCAGATCTGAACGACAATCAGAGCCGGCTCGAAACGGCGTCAACCCGTTAGCTGGGTTGGATCGAGCCCTTCCGCCCAGAAGGTCGGAAGGGCTTTTTCCTGATCTTGCCGTGACATGCTGACGAGCCTCGTACTCGCGATCGTGCTGCCGGTCTATACGTTGGTTGCCGGGATGGCTGGTATTCCGTACGCTCTCATCACGGGAAACTCCCGGGTTCTGTACTGGCTGGGACGGTTCGGGGTGCGGATCGGGTTCTGGCTCGCCCGGATCCGGATCGTCACCCATGGTGACGAGAAGCTCGGCGCGAATCCGCATTTCATCTTCATGATGAATCACAACTCCAACCTCGACGTACCCGCGGTCTGGATGCGCCTTCCCGGACCGGTCCGGGTCCTGGGAAAAAGGGAGTTGTTTCGCCTTCCGGTTCTCGCGACGGCGATGCGCCTCGGTGGGTTCGTGCCGGTCGATCGGACGAACCGGGAAAGCGCCGTCGAGAGCGTCAAACGCGCCGCGGCGCTGGCCGCGGCCGGGGAATCGTTTCTCATCGCCCCCGAAGGCACCCGCAGCCGAACCGGGGATTTGCTGAGCTTCAAGAAGGGCGGTTTTCACATGGCGATCGACGCTCAGGTCCCCATCCTGCCGATTACGGTGACCGGCGCGTTCG encodes:
- a CDS encoding lysophospholipid acyltransferase family protein, whose protein sequence is MLTSLVLAIVLPVYTLVAGMAGIPYALITGNSRVLYWLGRFGVRIGFWLARIRIVTHGDEKLGANPHFIFMMNHNSNLDVPAVWMRLPGPVRVLGKRELFRLPVLATAMRLGGFVPVDRTNRESAVESVKRAAALAAAGESFLIAPEGTRSRTGDLLSFKKGGFHMAIDAQVPILPITVTGAFELMPPGSFAIRSGTVEIFFHDPVSTAGLEPRDRAMLMTRVREPIEETLRRHRPRESQGQEERGFYEEH
- a CDS encoding CarD family transcriptional regulator; protein product: MTFQIGDKVVYPNHGIGVVEDILADTLPDSKHQFYKLRILANSTVVKVPVQNVDGVGLRRVITGRDVERIFDLLENRKIEQHSNWKGRYKDNSDKMRSGSIYDVAGVLKDLSYLSKKKSLSFREKRMLDRARFLIVSELAEVAEEPQDLVEQKIDIALSRGMEAKKKGRTSLKTLLKKTTLAAMAESGRTEGVARKVRSRASTNGKGRKKPISITINRYCC